A stretch of the Streptomyces ortus genome encodes the following:
- a CDS encoding tyrosine-type recombinase/integrase, with product MSDPANLPQQSAGQSIALPGSDLFEEVRRKLVDDLGMVQVDRRGQERIYRPRAELLAEAVTPETFVMVMDWLSSTRRGSLQTKRGYVDDIRRVWGTYAQELGHERFTLGCFTADHIRTWRLRMEGRGNPPTTIARYLNALSSLHSYAATKTDLPRNPVTQDDRPKVDKGNTSRSTPVLEVEEVQRVAAQAETPLDLLVVSLLYTLAGRVSEMCTADVTDRIERGRRSYLDVTRKEYKERILPLPVTVAEMLDEHTAHRSEGPLLLDREGQRLDRHDVARLLTRLGRKARVLTCPKIDGPERHTFTKCKVCRRLTPHVLRASRITHMLDDHVDLAEVQAFADHDNPATTVGYWKRRNKGLRNAAHVDAAEAVFADIVPKFRRDARPGWSAND from the coding sequence GTGTCTGACCCTGCAAACCTCCCACAGCAGTCCGCCGGGCAGTCGATTGCGCTGCCCGGCTCGGACCTGTTCGAGGAAGTCCGCCGCAAGCTCGTCGACGACCTCGGCATGGTCCAGGTCGACCGGCGCGGCCAGGAACGCATCTACCGGCCGCGAGCCGAACTCCTCGCCGAAGCCGTCACCCCCGAGACGTTCGTCATGGTCATGGACTGGCTGTCGAGCACGAGACGCGGCAGCCTCCAGACGAAGCGCGGCTACGTCGACGACATCCGCCGCGTCTGGGGCACCTACGCGCAGGAACTCGGGCACGAGCGGTTCACCCTCGGCTGCTTCACCGCCGACCACATCCGGACCTGGCGCCTCCGTATGGAAGGGCGCGGGAACCCGCCAACGACGATCGCCCGCTACCTGAACGCGCTCTCCTCGCTTCACAGCTACGCGGCGACCAAGACCGACCTTCCTCGGAACCCCGTCACGCAAGACGACCGGCCCAAGGTCGACAAGGGCAACACCTCCCGCAGCACCCCGGTACTCGAAGTGGAAGAAGTGCAGCGAGTCGCCGCCCAGGCAGAGACCCCCCTCGATCTCTTGGTCGTATCTCTCCTCTACACCCTCGCCGGCCGCGTCTCCGAGATGTGCACTGCCGACGTCACCGACCGCATCGAACGAGGACGCCGCTCCTACCTCGACGTCACCAGGAAGGAATACAAGGAGCGCATCCTGCCCCTCCCGGTGACGGTCGCCGAGATGCTCGACGAGCACACCGCGCACCGCAGCGAAGGCCCACTACTCCTCGACCGGGAAGGCCAGCGCCTCGACCGCCACGACGTCGCCCGCCTGCTAACTAGGCTCGGCCGCAAGGCCCGCGTCCTCACCTGCCCCAAGATCGACGGCCCAGAGAGGCACACCTTCACCAAATGCAAGGTCTGCCGAAGGCTCACCCCGCACGTCCTCCGGGCCAGCCGCATCACGCACATGCTCGACGACCACGTCGATCTCGCCGAAGTCCAAGCTTTCGCCGACCACGACAACCCCGCCACCACCGTCGGCTACTGGAAGCGCCGCAACAAGGGGCTACGCAACGCGGCCCACGTCGACGCAGCGGAAGCCGTGTTCGCCGATATCGTCCCCAAGTTCCGGCGGGACGCTCGACCAGGCTGGAGTGCGAATGACTGA